The following coding sequences lie in one Atribacterota bacterium genomic window:
- a CDS encoding sugar-binding transcriptional regulator, with protein MKRFNQRELLIEVARLYYYQHLTQEQVGEALGISRQKVSRLLNRAYEEGIVQIRIAESLSPLSQMEGELCQKFGLKEIKIARLFAREEYLATRRIAQEAAYFLVNKLEPYTTLGVAYGKTLYEMTNFLTRRLIPGLRVIQIMGGYGKLKGEVMSIELAQRIADAFEGDVVFLLAPAFCRDEKTKKAIEGEERIRRVLDLARRADVALVGIGGLEPTSTLMDTGDIQEDEKEELLHHGAVGNICGNFYNQLGEPVASRADERRIGVTIADLKKISQVVGVAGGEKKFSAILGALRGKLITTIITDELTAEKLLKVE; from the coding sequence CAAGAACAGGTGGGAGAAGCTCTGGGTATTTCTCGTCAGAAAGTATCACGCCTTCTTAACCGAGCCTATGAAGAGGGAATCGTCCAGATTAGAATTGCTGAATCCCTTTCTCCTCTCTCTCAAATGGAAGGAGAACTGTGTCAAAAGTTTGGGTTAAAAGAAATCAAAATTGCCCGCCTTTTTGCCCGAGAAGAATATCTTGCTACAAGAAGAATCGCCCAGGAGGCAGCTTACTTTCTAGTCAACAAACTGGAGCCCTATACCACTCTGGGTGTAGCATACGGGAAAACCCTTTATGAAATGACCAATTTCCTCACCAGAAGATTGATTCCTGGTCTCCGGGTCATCCAGATTATGGGTGGATATGGAAAACTGAAGGGAGAAGTCATGTCCATTGAATTGGCTCAGCGCATTGCCGATGCATTTGAGGGTGATGTGGTTTTTCTGCTTGCTCCGGCTTTTTGCCGAGATGAGAAAACCAAAAAAGCCATAGAAGGTGAAGAACGTATCCGGCGGGTGCTAGACCTTGCAAGGCGTGCGGACGTCGCTCTTGTTGGTATCGGTGGTTTAGAACCGACCTCTACCCTTATGGACACTGGAGACATTCAGGAAGATGAAAAAGAGGAACTTCTGCACCATGGGGCTGTGGGGAACATTTGCGGAAATTTCTACAACCAGCTTGGTGAGCCAGTGGCTTCCAGAGCTGATGAACGGCGAATTGGCGTGACCATTGCTGATCTAAAGAAAATTTCCCAGGTGGTGGGTGTTGCAGGAGGAGAAAAGAAATTTTCTGCCATTTTGGGAGCCTTACGCGGGAAACTCATCACGACAATCATAACTGACGAATTAACTGCCGAAAAACTCCTCAAAGTAGAGTAA
- a CDS encoding tetratricopeptide repeat protein produces MEKQKSKGIPELDEVRSWIEEYVKRVANLKDQKGKEVELLCLRDRIEEWLSFYRSQGAFVDPEETRVGNFDALFEKQCFLFIRMLGKRTLEEERKKHNPPKERWWWWIDETVKQKRRAQARKRLMFSGVTVAIILSLYFLVFRLPPAEQNYLNAMSRAEQGIDKAQWEEAIQACQEAITLFPERSTPYVIMGCIYEKLGKEENAKAIFAQVESLYSRKSDFLLEKAMWYFRLALLDRSKATIAEILEEDPENLSALNLLGSLYEAENKVVEAIKVYEKLLALAEEKEELNLIPMVKMKIGMLQLKLPLTLP; encoded by the coding sequence ATGGAAAAGCAAAAATCGAAGGGTATACCGGAACTTGATGAAGTTCGATCCTGGATCGAAGAGTACGTAAAAAGGGTTGCCAATCTCAAGGATCAGAAAGGGAAAGAGGTTGAGCTCCTCTGCTTACGAGACAGAATTGAAGAATGGCTCTCGTTTTATCGTTCTCAGGGAGCGTTCGTCGACCCTGAAGAGACCCGAGTAGGAAACTTTGATGCGCTCTTTGAAAAACAATGTTTCCTCTTCATCAGGATGCTCGGTAAAAGAACTTTAGAAGAAGAAAGAAAAAAACACAATCCCCCAAAAGAGCGATGGTGGTGGTGGATCGATGAAACAGTAAAACAAAAAAGAAGAGCACAAGCTCGCAAGAGACTGATGTTCTCGGGAGTTACTGTGGCAATCATACTTTCCCTTTATTTCCTGGTTTTCCGTCTTCCTCCTGCAGAACAGAACTACTTAAATGCCATGAGTCGAGCTGAACAGGGGATCGACAAAGCACAATGGGAGGAAGCCATTCAGGCCTGTCAAGAAGCCATTACTCTTTTTCCCGAACGTTCCACTCCATACGTTATTATGGGGTGTATCTACGAAAAACTCGGTAAGGAAGAAAACGCAAAAGCGATCTTTGCACAGGTTGAATCCTTGTACTCCAGAAAATCCGATTTCCTCCTTGAGAAAGCCATGTGGTACTTCCGGCTGGCACTTCTTGACCGATCGAAAGCCACCATTGCAGAAATATTAGAAGAAGATCCGGAAAATCTCTCGGCATTGAATCTTCTCGGTTCTCTCTATGAAGCAGAAAACAAAGTTGTGGAAGCGATAAAAGTCTACGAAAAACTTCTAGCGCTAGCGGAGGAAAAGGAAGAACTGAACCTCATTCCCATGGTTAAGATGAAAATCGGGATGTTGCAATTGAAATTACCACTAACTCTTCCTTAA
- a CDS encoding DUF1667 domain-containing protein: MTIRGGCKRGKEYAYREITAPCRLVTTTIPIRGGVIPRLPVRTSAPFPKGKIRELMIFLKSLEVQAPIKRGTVIVENLLGEKGVHLLATRTVVSNGKILRKS; encoded by the coding sequence TTGACCATTAGAGGTGGGTGTAAACGGGGGAAAGAATATGCCTACAGGGAAATCACTGCTCCTTGCCGGCTGGTAACGACCACCATACCCATCCGTGGTGGAGTAATCCCAAGACTTCCGGTTCGAACTTCTGCACCTTTCCCCAAAGGGAAAATCAGAGAACTGATGATTTTTCTCAAGTCCCTTGAGGTCCAGGCACCGATAAAAAGGGGTACGGTGATTGTGGAAAATCTTTTAGGAGAAAAAGGGGTTCATCTTTTAGCAACGAGAACCGTAGTCTCTAATGGAAAAATCTTAAGGAAGAGTTAG
- a CDS encoding FAD-dependent oxidoreductase, translating to MPRRVEAQVVVIGGGPAGMAAALSSFENGARPVFLLERGKYLGGILNQCIHTGFGLHYFGEELTGPEYAEHFVEQLEKTQVEIFLDTTVLEITEDRIVRAVNPAGVWEFYAENVVLGMGCRERTRGMLRIPGHRPAGVFTAGLAQYLVNVEGYLPGKEIVILGSGDIGLIMARRLALEGACVKAVVEIKHSLSGLLRNYVQCLLDFDIPLLLSHTVTKILGRDRVEGVLISRVDDRGQIVSGSEQYVECDTVLLSVGLIPENDLSKKAGIPLCPFTGGPFVDEYFSCDKAGFFACGNVVAVFDLVDYVTMVSTMVGRAIRINPWERKPVRHMLVPASGVSHVIPQRIREGREGFLFIRSQHAFRDAVLSFSFEGREFQAVSVPLCYPSEMVKMNMWDISWPSEEGEIQVSIRGKRVHGIG from the coding sequence ATGCCCAGACGTGTTGAAGCTCAAGTGGTGGTAATCGGTGGCGGCCCAGCAGGCATGGCAGCCGCACTGTCTTCTTTTGAGAATGGTGCACGGCCTGTGTTTCTTTTGGAGCGGGGAAAATACTTAGGAGGAATCCTCAATCAATGTATCCATACCGGCTTCGGGCTTCACTATTTTGGAGAAGAGTTGACTGGACCAGAATATGCTGAACACTTCGTTGAACAGTTGGAAAAGACTCAGGTCGAAATTTTTCTCGATACCACGGTTCTGGAGATAACTGAAGATAGAATCGTCAGAGCCGTGAATCCTGCAGGGGTTTGGGAGTTCTATGCGGAGAATGTGGTGCTGGGTATGGGATGTCGGGAACGTACCAGAGGAATGCTCCGTATCCCGGGTCACCGACCAGCGGGTGTTTTTACAGCTGGATTGGCACAATATCTGGTTAATGTGGAAGGATATCTTCCGGGGAAGGAAATTGTCATTCTGGGTTCTGGGGATATTGGGCTTATCATGGCTCGGAGATTGGCGCTCGAAGGAGCGTGCGTAAAAGCCGTGGTGGAAATCAAGCATTCACTCAGTGGACTGTTGCGGAATTATGTCCAGTGTCTCTTAGACTTTGATATTCCGCTTCTTCTCTCCCACACGGTTACCAAAATTTTAGGGAGAGATCGGGTAGAAGGTGTACTCATTAGTAGAGTCGATGACCGGGGTCAAATCGTTTCAGGAAGTGAGCAATACGTTGAGTGTGATACGGTGCTTCTTTCCGTAGGTCTCATTCCAGAAAATGATTTAAGCAAGAAGGCTGGTATTCCTCTTTGTCCTTTTACCGGTGGTCCGTTCGTCGACGAATATTTTTCCTGTGATAAAGCGGGGTTTTTTGCCTGTGGCAATGTGGTTGCAGTGTTTGACCTGGTGGATTATGTGACTATGGTTTCCACGATGGTGGGGAGAGCGATTCGTATTAACCCTTGGGAGAGAAAACCGGTACGTCATATGCTCGTGCCGGCTTCAGGGGTTTCTCATGTGATTCCTCAGCGGATTCGAGAAGGACGGGAGGGGTTTCTGTTCATACGATCCCAGCATGCTTTTCGTGACGCAGTTCTTTCGTTTTCTTTTGAAGGTAGGGAATTTCAAGCAGTGTCAGTTCCGCTTTGTTACCCCAGTGAAATGGTTAAAATGAACATGTGGGATATTTCCTGGCCGTCGGAGGAGGGTGAAATTCAGGTCAGTATCAGGGGGAAAAGAGTCCATGGAATCGGTTAA
- a CDS encoding NAD(P)/FAD-dependent oxidoreductase produces the protein MEKVFDVIIIGGGIVGCAVAWYLSHFDLEVLLLERESDVCCGVSKANTGIIHSQSYWTPYTLKGELHLRSLALFPQVEAELSLHFLKTGALTVAFTREEAAFLRILKERGAIPGAEIIGPMESNEIEPSLSPRVFACYYDPETRVVSPFAMTLALAEFAALNGVSFVFDEEVMEFEGGDKFIKVLGRNDCYLGRRVVNCTGLSATKLAQKSHDAVPSHRLFRGQYFVLDRECDSLVRHVLYPVPTVESKGILVSPTPEGNILVGPNFEPVDEEDTATTFQGLKEVEEGARRLVPSLPLEQTITTFSGLRPTLPERDFRIFFSSSFPGLLHLCGIESPGITASLGIAEYVGEKLKDSGITLWEKRVSPRTAFPVFRNCSFEERERLIVENPDWGKIICRCEEVTLAEVKHAFFGPIPASTLDGLKRRVRVMAGRCQGGFCGMYLPIIMMQELHRGVKEILKSGRGSFYFLGKIEDVVQDNAQTC, from the coding sequence ATGGAAAAGGTGTTTGATGTGATCATCATTGGTGGAGGTATTGTGGGATGTGCCGTGGCCTGGTATTTGTCGCATTTCGATTTGGAAGTTTTACTTTTAGAAAGAGAAAGTGATGTTTGTTGCGGAGTGAGTAAGGCAAACACTGGAATCATCCACTCTCAAAGTTACTGGACCCCTTACACCTTGAAGGGAGAACTCCATCTTCGGTCTCTGGCGCTTTTTCCTCAGGTAGAAGCAGAGCTCAGTCTTCATTTCCTCAAGACTGGTGCCTTGACTGTGGCGTTCACCAGAGAAGAGGCGGCTTTTCTGAGGATTCTCAAGGAAAGAGGTGCTATTCCGGGTGCCGAAATCATAGGACCTATGGAATCAAATGAGATCGAACCATCATTGAGTCCTCGCGTCTTTGCCTGTTACTACGACCCGGAAACAAGGGTTGTTTCTCCGTTCGCTATGACTCTAGCTCTGGCTGAGTTTGCTGCACTCAACGGGGTGTCCTTTGTCTTTGACGAAGAGGTTATGGAGTTTGAGGGTGGGGACAAATTCATTAAAGTTCTGGGAAGAAACGATTGTTATTTGGGGAGAAGAGTAGTCAATTGCACTGGTTTATCCGCAACGAAACTTGCCCAGAAAAGTCACGATGCTGTACCCTCTCATCGACTCTTCCGGGGGCAGTATTTCGTGCTCGATAGAGAGTGCGATTCGTTGGTCCGGCATGTTCTCTATCCTGTTCCTACGGTTGAGAGTAAAGGGATACTGGTTTCTCCGACTCCTGAGGGAAATATCTTGGTTGGTCCCAATTTTGAGCCTGTGGATGAAGAGGATACTGCGACCACATTTCAGGGGCTTAAAGAGGTTGAAGAGGGTGCTCGCAGATTGGTTCCCTCTTTGCCACTTGAGCAAACGATTACCACATTTTCAGGTTTGCGACCTACACTTCCAGAAAGAGATTTCCGTATTTTCTTCTCTTCCTCTTTTCCAGGTCTTTTACACCTTTGTGGTATTGAATCTCCTGGTATTACGGCTTCTTTAGGAATTGCCGAATACGTGGGGGAGAAATTGAAGGATTCTGGAATCACGTTGTGGGAGAAAAGGGTTTCTCCCCGAACGGCTTTTCCAGTTTTCAGAAATTGCAGTTTCGAAGAAAGAGAACGCCTGATTGTGGAAAATCCTGACTGGGGAAAAATTATCTGTCGTTGTGAAGAAGTCACTCTAGCTGAAGTAAAGCACGCCTTTTTCGGTCCTATTCCTGCTTCCACCCTCGATGGCCTCAAAAGAAGGGTACGGGTGATGGCCGGGCGGTGTCAGGGGGGATTTTGCGGAATGTATCTTCCCATCATTATGATGCAGGAACTTCATCGCGGGGTAAAAGAAATTTTGAAATCAGGAAGGGGTTCTTTCTATTTTTTAGGAAAGATTGAGGACGTGGTACAAGACAATGCCCAGACGTGTTGA
- a CDS encoding glycerol-3-phosphate responsive antiterminator produces MEGFLKTLRQYPIIGALRTSSLPTVGEADRALCQVFFLLESNVLEIRDVLLQFAEVPYFLLHIDLFGGIASDESGLIFIRETFPLVKGIISTRTRTLTLAKKAGFISIFRLFCIDSESLKTGFKIVKDVAPDAVELLPGVIFPKIKSFVPKDTFPPIICGGFIREMNEAREILQNGAVGISTSAKNLWRMNHIQW; encoded by the coding sequence ATGGAAGGATTTTTGAAGACCTTGCGTCAATATCCCATCATTGGAGCTCTTCGGACCTCTTCACTTCCTACCGTGGGTGAGGCTGATCGTGCTCTCTGTCAGGTTTTTTTTCTTCTGGAAAGTAACGTTCTGGAAATAAGAGATGTCCTGTTACAGTTTGCCGAAGTACCTTATTTCCTTTTGCATATTGACCTTTTTGGGGGTATTGCTTCGGACGAGAGTGGCTTAATTTTTATTCGGGAAACGTTTCCTCTGGTAAAAGGCATTATTTCCACACGAACTCGGACCTTGACGCTAGCAAAAAAAGCTGGATTTATTTCCATTTTCCGATTGTTTTGTATCGACAGCGAGTCACTGAAAACTGGTTTCAAGATTGTCAAGGATGTGGCTCCTGATGCGGTGGAATTGTTGCCTGGGGTGATATTTCCCAAAATTAAGTCTTTCGTTCCTAAGGATACTTTTCCTCCCATTATTTGTGGAGGGTTTATACGAGAAATGAACGAAGCCAGGGAAATTTTACAGAATGGCGCAGTGGGAATTTCAACGAGTGCGAAAAATCTTTGGCGAATGAACCATATACAGTGGTGA
- the hisJ gene encoding histidinol-phosphatase HisJ: protein MFLCDYHVHTPRCGDAEGDYEEYIKEALQKGITEIGFSGHSPQYFLPKEERKRESAIPEEELSLYIQEVEELKAKYWGAITIRIGLEVDFVPDKEKELDAVVHFYSWDYLLLSVHYLDGWPFDHPKYIGRYQEENINEVYRRYYRTLKMGVETGIFDVVAHFDLPKKFGFLATEAITEVEEVLQSCQEHDMVLEINTAGFYKPVGEMYPSFAILKRANEIGLQLCLGSDAHRPHEVGRSFHTALSLARDAGFRNLVSFTKQKRTLYPL from the coding sequence ATGTTTCTCTGTGATTACCATGTGCATACTCCTCGCTGTGGTGATGCGGAGGGAGATTACGAAGAATACATAAAGGAAGCCCTTCAGAAGGGAATTACGGAAATTGGTTTTTCGGGTCACTCTCCTCAATATTTTCTGCCGAAGGAGGAGAGGAAAAGGGAGTCAGCGATTCCGGAAGAAGAATTGTCGCTGTACATTCAAGAGGTGGAAGAGCTCAAGGCAAAATACTGGGGAGCAATCACCATTCGTATCGGGTTAGAAGTAGATTTTGTTCCAGACAAAGAAAAGGAACTGGATGCTGTGGTTCATTTCTATTCCTGGGACTACTTACTCCTTTCTGTTCATTACCTGGATGGCTGGCCTTTTGATCATCCCAAATATATTGGACGTTATCAGGAAGAAAATATCAACGAAGTGTATCGGAGGTATTATCGAACCCTAAAAATGGGTGTTGAAACTGGTATTTTCGATGTGGTAGCTCATTTTGATCTTCCCAAAAAGTTTGGTTTTCTGGCAACGGAGGCCATTACGGAAGTTGAGGAAGTTTTACAATCCTGCCAAGAACATGACATGGTACTCGAAATAAACACCGCTGGTTTTTATAAACCTGTTGGTGAAATGTATCCTTCTTTTGCGATTCTAAAAAGAGCTAATGAAATTGGCTTGCAACTTTGCCTCGGTTCTGATGCGCACCGGCCCCATGAGGTAGGAAGGAGTTTTCATACTGCTTTGTCGTTGGCTCGAGATGCTGGTTTCCGAAACCTGGTTTCTTTTACAAAGCAAAAAAGGACCCTCTACCCCCTGTAG
- a CDS encoding DUF1638 domain-containing protein — translation MHSVVKKRFKVLACQVFRRELSFLSSQIENFCEVEFISFGLHNTPQKLREFLQKKINQVQKQTFFYPEIGTEYGYDYEGIILVYGLCSNGTDGIYSPSYPLVIPRAHDCITLLLGSKEKYEQYIQIHRGVYWYSSGWIEHSIQPGPERWKLIYQAYANKYGPENAEYLMQLENNWQREYSWAVYIKWGFPVDQKYQDFTRECAQALGWNYESIDGDSRLLWDLLSGNWDTERFVVLKPGETLQASGNESIFCQGCVR, via the coding sequence ATGCACAGTGTGGTGAAAAAAAGATTTAAGGTCCTGGCCTGCCAAGTGTTTCGTCGCGAGCTTTCCTTTTTGAGTTCCCAAATAGAAAACTTTTGCGAAGTCGAGTTTATTTCCTTTGGACTTCACAATACCCCGCAAAAACTTAGAGAATTCCTTCAAAAGAAAATAAACCAGGTTCAAAAGCAAACTTTTTTTTATCCCGAAATTGGCACTGAATATGGATACGACTATGAGGGCATTATCCTGGTATACGGATTGTGCAGCAACGGCACGGACGGCATTTATTCCCCATCATATCCCCTGGTTATCCCTCGCGCCCATGATTGCATTACGCTCCTTCTGGGCTCCAAGGAAAAGTACGAACAGTACATCCAAATCCACCGGGGTGTTTACTGGTACTCCTCGGGCTGGATTGAACACTCCATCCAGCCAGGACCAGAACGCTGGAAACTCATTTATCAAGCCTATGCCAATAAATATGGACCAGAAAATGCCGAATATCTCATGCAGTTAGAGAATAACTGGCAGCGGGAATATTCCTGGGCAGTATACATCAAATGGGGCTTCCCTGTCGACCAAAAATATCAGGATTTCACCAGAGAGTGCGCCCAGGCTTTAGGATGGAATTACGAGAGTATCGACGGAGATTCACGTCTTCTGTGGGATCTTCTTTCGGGAAACTGGGATACGGAACGATTCGTCGTTCTCAAACCTGGAGAAACATTACAAGCCAGCGGTAATGAAAGTATTTTTTGCCAGGGTTGTGTTCGGTAA
- a CDS encoding bh protein, with the protein MEKEKMKTSLTCLRCQKDTLHSVVYQGEVIRIIRCEECGLEVSFDQKKLLTLYGEDLLKRVLTKPRRLTEEYEKDLFSFFSSIPFRIVTKPYRILKELESLQDD; encoded by the coding sequence TTGGAAAAAGAAAAAATGAAGACCTCTTTGACCTGTTTACGCTGTCAAAAGGATACACTCCATAGCGTGGTGTATCAGGGGGAAGTAATCCGTATCATACGATGTGAGGAGTGCGGTCTTGAGGTGAGTTTTGACCAAAAAAAGCTTCTTACGCTCTATGGAGAAGATTTACTCAAGAGAGTACTCACCAAACCTCGACGCCTTACTGAAGAATATGAAAAAGACCTCTTCTCCTTTTTCAGCAGTATTCCATTTCGGATTGTAACCAAGCCCTACCGAATTTTAAAAGAACTGGAATCGCTTCAGGATGATTAA
- a CDS encoding homoserine dehydrogenase translates to MNEKKTVHIGVIGFGTVGAGTLKVLWERKPEIEQELGVTIQVKRVVDKDWIRERNMVLPPEMKGNDPLEVITDPEIEIVVEAIGGVSPAFEIVAQALQHGKSVVTPNKELIAKKGRELLEIAGEMETDLFFEGAVGGGIPIIHALKEQLVGDEIEEVIGIVNGTTNFILSEMSLYKSSYQNALYEAQKRGYAEPVPTMDVEAFDAAYKIAILASLCFHTKVDVEKVFREGITRLIPEDIDFANELGFAVKLLAISKKIDGQLELRVHPVLLPLEHPLATVNGVENAIYIKSKTRALTFRGPGAGGEATGSALVGDIIEAIRNIQFRCKGRVGCTCTCELEVRSINELVTRYCVRVLALDVPGVLGKIATQFGEAGVSLQAVKQPVSTPGRLTNIYFLTHDVVEEKLRNSLEKIKKLEVVQDVYAIRVEQGS, encoded by the coding sequence ATGAACGAGAAAAAAACGGTCCACATTGGCGTCATTGGTTTCGGTACGGTGGGAGCGGGGACCCTAAAAGTTCTGTGGGAGCGCAAACCAGAAATTGAGCAAGAGTTAGGGGTAACCATTCAGGTAAAGCGAGTGGTTGATAAAGACTGGATTCGAGAGCGGAATATGGTTCTTCCACCGGAGATGAAGGGAAACGATCCCTTGGAAGTGATTACGGATCCGGAAATTGAGATCGTTGTTGAAGCCATTGGTGGTGTTTCACCGGCGTTTGAAATTGTTGCTCAGGCTTTACAGCATGGGAAAAGTGTGGTGACACCGAACAAAGAGCTTATTGCTAAAAAGGGTAGAGAGCTTCTGGAAATCGCCGGGGAGATGGAAACAGACCTTTTTTTTGAGGGAGCTGTGGGTGGGGGTATTCCCATTATTCACGCGCTCAAGGAACAGTTGGTTGGAGATGAAATTGAGGAAGTAATTGGTATTGTTAACGGAACCACGAATTTTATCCTTTCGGAAATGTCTCTTTATAAATCTTCGTACCAAAATGCTCTTTATGAAGCTCAAAAAAGAGGGTACGCCGAGCCTGTGCCAACCATGGATGTGGAAGCTTTCGATGCCGCGTATAAAATTGCCATTCTGGCCTCCCTTTGCTTTCACACTAAGGTGGATGTGGAAAAGGTGTTTCGGGAAGGCATTACTCGGTTGATTCCGGAGGATATCGATTTTGCTAATGAGCTCGGTTTTGCAGTCAAGCTCCTTGCCATTTCCAAGAAAATAGATGGACAGCTTGAGCTTCGAGTTCATCCGGTACTTTTACCACTTGAGCACCCCCTGGCTACCGTGAATGGTGTGGAAAATGCCATCTACATCAAGTCAAAGACTCGGGCACTGACGTTTCGTGGACCCGGGGCTGGAGGGGAAGCAACAGGGAGTGCTTTGGTGGGAGATATCATTGAGGCTATTCGGAATATCCAGTTCCGGTGCAAAGGCAGAGTTGGATGTACCTGTACCTGTGAGCTAGAAGTTCGGTCCATCAATGAGCTTGTTACTCGATACTGCGTCCGAGTTTTGGCTCTGGATGTTCCCGGTGTTCTGGGTAAAATTGCGACGCAGTTTGGTGAAGCTGGGGTCAGTTTGCAGGCCGTGAAGCAACCGGTAAGTACTCCAGGAAGGTTGACCAATATCTATTTCCTGACTCATGATGTGGTTGAGGAAAAACTCCGTAATTCTCTGGAGAAGATTAAAAAGCTGGAAGTTGTACAGGATGTCTATGCAATTCGCGTGGAGCAGGGGAGTTAA
- a CDS encoding amino acid ABC transporter ATP-binding protein, with protein MIDVRDLNKYFGKHHVLKDINLKVRFGEVVAIIGASGSGKSTFLRCLNGLESIQGGEIIVDGVTVNGKNTNLHKLRQSIGMIFQNFNLFPHMTVMENIVLAPQKVKRVPRKEAEAIALNFLSKVGLEDKAYAYPSQLSGGQKQRVAIARSLAMNPKVMMFDEPTSALDPETVNDVLDVMKELAKEGMTMIVVTHEMGFAKEVSHRVIYLDEGKIVEEGTPEEIFYRPKSPRTRAFLGKVINI; from the coding sequence ATTATTGATGTAAGGGATCTCAATAAATATTTTGGAAAACATCACGTGCTCAAGGACATTAATCTCAAGGTTCGTTTTGGTGAAGTGGTGGCGATCATAGGAGCTTCAGGTTCGGGAAAAAGCACCTTTTTGCGATGCCTGAATGGGTTGGAATCGATTCAGGGTGGAGAAATTATCGTTGATGGGGTAACCGTCAACGGTAAAAATACCAACCTTCATAAATTACGGCAATCAATTGGCATGATTTTTCAGAATTTTAATCTTTTTCCTCATATGACGGTCATGGAAAATATTGTACTGGCTCCTCAAAAGGTGAAAAGAGTACCTCGAAAAGAAGCTGAAGCCATTGCATTGAATTTCCTGAGTAAGGTGGGACTCGAAGACAAAGCGTATGCGTATCCCTCTCAATTGTCCGGTGGACAGAAGCAAAGAGTTGCTATTGCCCGGTCTTTGGCGATGAATCCTAAGGTGATGATGTTTGACGAACCCACTTCTGCCTTAGACCCCGAAACGGTCAACGATGTACTGGATGTCATGAAAGAACTGGCTAAGGAGGGTATGACCATGATCGTTGTGACGCACGAGATGGGGTTTGCAAAAGAGGTTTCTCACCGGGTGATTTACCTTGATGAGGGGAAAATCGTGGAAGAAGGTACCCCCGAGGAGATTTTTTACCGTCCAAAAAGTCCCAGAACGAGGGCTTTTTTGGGTAAAGTTATCAATATTTGA
- the ehuC gene encoding ectoine/hydroxyectoine ABC transporter permease subunit EhuC: MNFDALALYRALPSLFWGATVTLRVTVLSIVIGLVIGVLAGLARVWPNAFLRAISSVYIELVRGTPLLVQIFLVYFGLPALGLNLDPFVAGIIAMGINSGAYVGEIVRGGIESIAQGQMEAALSLGMTWWQAMYHVILPQAFVRILPPLGNEFIALLKDSSLVSTIAIAELTRTGQIIITRTFKSFEIWSGVALFYFVMTYAISRVVKYSEGRLRYSE; this comes from the coding sequence TTGAATTTTGACGCATTAGCTCTCTATAGAGCGCTTCCTTCCTTATTTTGGGGGGCAACGGTTACGCTTCGGGTTACTGTGCTTTCCATCGTAATAGGACTCGTTATTGGTGTCTTGGCTGGTTTGGCGAGAGTGTGGCCCAATGCGTTTTTGAGAGCCATTTCTTCGGTATATATTGAGCTGGTAAGGGGAACACCGCTTCTGGTGCAGATTTTCCTGGTTTATTTTGGTTTACCGGCTCTTGGGTTAAATCTTGACCCCTTTGTGGCCGGCATTATTGCTATGGGTATCAACAGTGGTGCCTATGTGGGTGAGATTGTACGAGGTGGAATTGAGTCGATTGCCCAGGGACAGATGGAAGCAGCGCTGTCCCTAGGGATGACCTGGTGGCAGGCAATGTACCATGTGATACTCCCTCAGGCTTTTGTACGCATTCTTCCCCCCCTGGGGAACGAGTTTATTGCCCTGCTTAAGGATTCATCCCTCGTTTCGACCATCGCGATTGCTGAGCTCACCAGAACTGGTCAGATTATCATTACCAGAACTTTTAAGTCCTTTGAGATCTGGAGTGGTGTGGCTTTATTTTATTTTGTCATGACGTATGCGATCTCCCGGGTAGTCAAGTATTCAGAAGGAAGGTTACGTTATAGTGAGTGA